From Oryzias melastigma strain HK-1 linkage group LG15, ASM292280v2, whole genome shotgun sequence, one genomic window encodes:
- the si:dkey-174i8.1 gene encoding arylsulfatase I — MKMKGVICSELFLVVGMILLNGRGSLCEHKSINGSLDPKEAGSSKPHIIFIMVDDQGYADIGYHGSDVHTPALDKLAAEGVKLENYYVQPICSPSRSQLMTGRYQIHTGLQHSIIRPRQPLCLPPDIPTLPECLVKAGYRTHMVGKWHLGFCRPSCLPTRRGFQSFLGTLTGSGDHFSYQSCDGAEACGFDLHDGSRPAWEMSGNYSTLLYIERVKQILRNHDPNTPLFLYLSLQAAHTPLQVPAHFLNSYESQTNRHRRHYAAMLSCLDDGVAQVVKELKTTGLYEKSILVYSSDNGGQPLSGGSNWPLRGGKGSYWEGGIRAVGFVHSPLLKKKGVISKEMIHVSDWYPTLLGLAGALQSHKGLDGHDVWKSISQGSPSPRTEILFNIDPVSRRPGEPYEKALVLNGFGIWDTAVRAALRVGDWKLLTGNVGDGDWIPLQSLTGGPERWQKLEKRRNKLGKSVWLFNISGDPYERSDLAEVRPEVVKRLLKRLAKYNQTAVVANNPPDDPMADPELHGGVWSPWLGLEGQEGNTEENSARKVKAIKIKHCKLCKLKALFKKVGSRLQRNNLF; from the exons ATGAAGATGAAGGGAGTTATCTGCTCTGAGCTTTTCCTGGTGGTGGGTATGATCTTGCTGAACGGTCGTGGTTCCTTGTGTGAACACAAGTCAATAAATGGAAGTCTGGACCCAAAGGAGGCAGGAAGCTCCAAGCCTCACATCATCTTTATTATGGTGGACGATCAAGGGTATGCAGACATTGGATATCACGGCTCGGACGTCCACACTCCTGCGTTGGACAAACTGGCAGCAGAAGGAGTCAAACTTGAAAATTACTATGTCCAACCCATCTGTTCACCTTCTCGCAGTCAACTCATGACTGGACG CTACCAAATTCACACTGGACTTCAACATTCAATCATTCGGCCGCgccagcctctctgtctgcctcCAGACATCCCCACCCTACCTGAGTGTCTGGTTAAAGCTGGATATCGCACACACATGGTAGGTAAATGGCACCTGGGATTCTGCAGGCCAAGCTGCCTGCCCACGAGGCGTGGCTTCCAGAGTTTCCTTGGAACTTTAACTGGCAGTGGAGACCACTTCTCCTATCAGAGCTGCGACGGTGCTGAAGCTTGTGGATTTGACTTGCATGATGGTAGCCGACCTGCTTGGGAAATGAGCGGAAACTACTCCACTCTGCTCTATATAGAAAG AGTGAAGCAGATCCTGAGGAACCATGACCCAAACACACCGCTCTTCCTCTATCTGTCCCTTCAGGCAGCCCACACCCCGCTCCAGGTACCTGCTCATTTCCTGAACTCATATGAGTCTCAAACCAACCGCCACAGGCGGCATTATGCAGCCATGTTGAGTTGCCTGGATGACGGAGTTGCTCAAGTTGTCAAGGAATTGAAGACTACTGGACTTTATGAAAAGTCTATATTGGTTTATTCCTCTGACAACGGTGGGCAGCCATTGTCAGGAGGGAGCAACTGGCCTCTCCGAGGAGGAAAAGGATCCTACTGGGAAGGGGGTATCCGAGCAGTTGGTTTTGTGCATAGTCCTCTCCTGAAGAAGAAAGGTGTCATCAGCAAAGAAATGATTCATGTCTCTGACTGGTACCCCACGTTATTGGGACTTGCTGGTGCCTTGCAGTCCCACAAGGGTCTTGATGGACACGATGTCTGGAAAAGTATCAGTCAAGGCTCACCCAGTCCTCGCACTGAGATCCTGTTTAATATTGACCCCGTTTCAAGGAGACCCGGAGAGCCCTACGAAAAAGCACTGGTTCTCAATGGCTTTGGGATCTGGGACACAGCTGTAAGGGCCGCATTAAGAGTCGGAGATTGGAAGCTTTTGACAGGAAATGTGGGGGATGGTGACTGGATACCACTGCAGTCGCTCACAGGTGGTCCAGAGCGGTGGCAGAAACTCGAAAAGCGACGCAATAAATTGGGGAAATCGGTTTGGCTCTTTAATATCAGTGGAGACCCCTACGAGAGGTCTGACCTCGCAGAGGTTCGCCCAGAAGTGGTGAAACGTCTACTCAAGAGGTTGGCCAAATACAACCAGACAGCGGTAGTAGCCAACAATCCACCAGATGATCCAATGGCTGACCCAGAGCTTCATGGAGGGGTGTGGAGTCCCTGGCTGGGTCTGGAAGGACAAGAGGGAAATACAGAAGAAAACAGTGCAAGAAAAGTAAAGGCAATAAAGATCAAGCACTGCAAATTGTGCAAATTAAAAGCCCTCTTTAAGAAAGTGGGGTCTCGTCTGCAGAGGAATAATCTATTCTAA